GAGAACAAGGAAATTCAAGCGATGATTACTGCACTCGGTACGGGTGTAGGGCATGGCGAAGAAGATTTCGATGTAGATAAATTACGCTACCACAAAATCATCATCATGACGGATGCCGATGTGGATGGCTCTCACATTCGAACGCTACTACTAACGTTTTTCTATCGTTATATGCGCCCTCTTATTGATAATGGCCATATGTACATTGCAACGCCTCCTCTATATAGAATTACTGCGGGTAAGAACATTGAGTATGCTTGGGATGACGACACTCGTGATAAACTTGTGAAAGAATTGAAAAAAGGTCGTCGCAAGTTTGATGTATCTCGTTACAAGGGTCTTGGTGAGATGAACCCTGAGCAGTTATGGGAAACTACGATGGATCCTGAAACTCGCACACTTCAGCAAGTAACCGTTGAAAGTGCCGCTGGTGCTGATAAGATGTTTTCAACCCTTATGGGGGATGAAGTAGCTCCACGTCGTGAGTTCATCGAGCGCAATGCCAAGTACGCTAAAATTGATATTTAAGCCAAAAACACTACAAGGATTTATATAACTAGATATGGCTAGAGAAAAAATTATACCTATTACTATAGAAGACGAAATGGAATCATCCTACATCGATTACTCGATGTCGGTTATTGTATCTCGTGCCCTTCCTGATGTTCGCGATGGCTTAAAACCTGTTCACCGCCGTGCATTATATGGAATGAGTGAACTAGGAATGCTCCACAATAGAGGCTACAAAAAGAGTGCTCGTATTGTGGGTGAGGTTCTTGGTAAGTATCACCCACATGGTGATTCTGCCGTTTATGATACCATTGTTCGTATGGTTCAGGACTTCTCCCTTCGTTATCCACTTGTGGATGGTCAGGGTAACTTCGGTTCTATTGATGGTGACTCTGCTGCAGCGATGCGTTATACAGAGGTTCGCATGGACCGTATTGCTGAAGAGCTTCTTACGGATATCAATAAAGAGACTGTTGACTTCCAATCTAACTTTGATGACACCTTACTAGAGCCAACAGTAATGCCAGGTAGCTTACCAAACTTGTTGATCAATGGATCTTCAGGTATTGCAGTAGGTATGGCTACAAACATGGCTCCACATAACCTTACTGAGGTTATTGATGGTATCACGGCTTTTATTGAAAATCAGGACATCGAAACGAAAGAATTGATGCAGCATATTACTGCACCTGATTTCCCAACTGCCGGTATCATCTATGGTTATGAAGGCGTTAAGGAAGCTTACGAAACAGGCCGTGGTAAAATCACATTACGTGCTCGTGCTAACACCGAAGAACTTCGTGGTGGGCGTGAGCAAATTGTAATTACAGAAATTCCTTATCAGGTTAACAAGAGTACTCTAATTCAGAAGATTGCTGAGCTTGTTAACAATGAAAAGATTACCGAAATCTCTGAAGTTAGAGATGAATCGGATCGTGAAGGTATGCGTGTGGTTATTGTACTTAAGCGTTCTGCGAATGCGGGCGTTGTGCTTAACCAGTTATACAAGTACACCCAGATGCAAACCACTTTCGGCGTAATCAATCTTGCCCTAGTGAAAGGTCGTCCGAAAATCATGGGTCTTAAAGAACTGATCCATCATTATGTTGAGCATCGTGTAGATGTTGTAATTCGACGTACCATTTACGATTTAGATCAAGCTGAAGCTCGTGCTCATATTTTAGAGGGTCTAAAAATTGCTCTCGATAACCTTGATGAAGTTATCAAAACAATCCGTGCATCTAAGAATCCACAGATTGCCAATGTTGAACTTCGTAAGAAATTCGCTCTAACCGATATTCAAGCTAAAGCCATCCTAGAGATGCGTTTACAGAAGCTTACCGGCTTAGAAAGAGATAAGATTGATACTGAGTACAATGAGATTGTAGACAAAATTGCTCGCTTCCGTGAGATCTTAGGAAACCGAGAAATGCAGTACATGATTATCAAAGACGAACTCCAGGATATCAAAGAACGCTACGGTGATGAGCGTCGTACTCAAGTAGTTTATTCTGCAGAGGACTTCAATATTGAAGACATGATTGCAGATGAAGACGTAGTTGTGACGATTTCAAATAAGGGCTTCATCAAACGTATGCCAGTAAGTGGCTATCGTCGTCAACGTCGTGGTGGAAAAGGCATGAAAGGCACCACTACTCGTGATGAGGAATATGTAGAGCATTTATTCGTAGCCACCAACCATAACTACATCCTATTCTTTACAGAGAAAGGAAAATGTTTCTGGCTCAAGGTTTATGAAATTCCAGAAGGCGGACGTTTAGCTCGTGGTCGTGCAATCATTAACCTTATTGAGATTGATAAAGACGATCACATCAAAGCCTTTGTACCTGTTAAAACCTTAGATGATGAAGAGTACGTAAAAGGCCACTCTATCATCATGGCTACGGAACAAGGTCAGATTAAAAAGACTTCTCTTGAAGCTTACAGTCGTCCAAGAAGAGATGGTATCATTGCTATCAACATTAAAGACGGTGACTCTCTATTGGGCGCTGAATTAACAGATGGTGACAGTAACATTATTTTAGCTAATCAAGGTGGACGTGCAATTCGCTTCCATGAATCTGATGCTCGTGAAATGGGTCGTAACACTTCGGGTGTTCGAGGTATGACACTAGGTAAAGATGATAAGCTAGTAGATATGGTTGTGATCAAGAATACTCATGAAGCAACCGTACTCGCCATATCTGAGAATGGCTTTGGTAAGCGTTCCCTAGTGGATGATTACAGAGAGCAATCTCGTGGCGGTAAAGGTGTAATTACACTTAAGATAACTAGCAAGACTGGTAACCTAATTGCACTTAAAGAAGTAACTGACAATGATGATCTTATGATTATCACTGAAAGAGGTAAAGTAATTAGAATGAGCTGCTCTGGTATTAGAACCATGGGACGTAACACTCAAGGTGTTCGCATCATGCGTCTAGATCAAGACGGAGCCATTGCGGCTGTAACGCGTGTAGTAAATGAAGATGAGGAAGAAGAACTTTAAACTTCATCTACACTAGTAATTAATAAGTAGCCCCTTAGCAATAAGGGGCTATTTTTTTGCTTCCGTATTTTCCGTGTAAACACATATTTAGAGTATCTATCTATGCAAGTCTCTGTATTATCCTCAACTATCTTCTTCTCTATTTAATCACAATAGAATAGTTCATTATAGATATAAGCAATTACATATTTAAGACTGTAATGTATTGTTTTTAAATAGGATAGCTTCTTCATTCACACATATAGTGGATATAGTATAGTCTCAATATGGAATATTGGTCAACATTTCGGAAGAATCACACCATTTCCGACTAATGTAAATAAAGAGGTTTTTAGATAATTTTTAGGAAGAATAATGTGGGGGGTTGAACAGGACGAAAGCTAGAAGTCTGAGAATAGAATTTTAAAGAAGTTGTTTTCTCTTTTTATTTGCCGAGCATTTCTCTCAACAGGCTCTGTCTTTTTTCTTTGAGTTCTTTTGGAGCCAGCACTTCCACATGAGTTCCGAATTGGAGCAGCCATTCGTTGATGTAATCCAAATTATCGATCTCGAAGGTCACTTTAATTTTTTCAGAATTTTTAGCCTCTTTCTTAAATATTTTAGCCGCTAAATTCGCTTCAAATCGCTCCAAAACACTTATGGCTACCAACACCTCTATTTTCTGAGAAAATTCGTTAGACCTAAAAATTAACCCTTCTACGTTGAATCCCTTTTTCTCTTGGTAATTTTCGTCTAGAATTTCGACCTCGCTCACATTTTCCAGGATAAAATTTCGAAACTCTCCTCTTAAGTGAGAATAACCGATCACATTCCAATGATCTTCATAATAGACCAAAAGATAAGGGTCAATTTTTCTTGTTTTGGTTTCTCCAGATTTCGAGCGGTACACAAATTGAACACGATGTTTTTGAGAAATGGCACTGCTTAAAATATACCAGTTCCCTCCAGTTCTTTTTTTCCCACCGTATTTCAATAAAGGATCTACAACGGTCCGCTCTTTTAAAGAATTCATGAAGCCTTTTAATTCTTCAGGCAGCACATTATTTATTTTCACCTCCACCCCTTTTGCGTCTTCTACCAGAGTTTTATCCACCTGAGATTTAACAAAATTCAAACCCACAATAATGGTAGCTAACTCATTCGATGAAAACATAAGAGGCGGAATCTTATATCCTGGCATCACACCGTAACCACTATATCGATCCCAAGTGATAGGTACATTTATATCTTGCAGTGCATTTAGATCTCTAAAAATAGTCCTTCGACTTACATCAAAGTACTCGGCCAATTCGTCTACGGTCTTTTTCTGCCCCTTTTCTTGGAGCATCAACATTAACTTTAGCCTTCTTTCTGAACTCTTCACTTGATGCGCTCCAGCATTACAATGCCTTTTCCATCATAGAATTCGCCCATAAAATCAGCATCTAATTTTATTACCTGCATCGATACATGCTCTTTTATCGCCTCGTATTCTTTAAGCGACTCTCTCCATCCCTTTAAAAAAATCAATTTACTCCACGCTTTAACACCTACAAAA
This DNA window, taken from Balneola vulgaris DSM 17893, encodes the following:
- a CDS encoding helix-turn-helix transcriptional regulator → MKSSERRLKLMLMLQEKGQKKTVDELAEYFDVSRRTIFRDLNALQDINVPITWDRYSGYGVMPGYKIPPLMFSSNELATIIVGLNFVKSQVDKTLVEDAKGVEVKINNVLPEELKGFMNSLKERTVVDPLLKYGGKKRTGGNWYILSSAISQKHRVQFVYRSKSGETKTRKIDPYLLVYYEDHWNVIGYSHLRGEFRNFILENVSEVEILDENYQEKKGFNVEGLIFRSNEFSQKIEVLVAISVLERFEANLAAKIFKKEAKNSEKIKVTFEIDNLDYINEWLLQFGTHVEVLAPKELKEKRQSLLREMLGK
- the gyrA gene encoding DNA gyrase subunit A, which translates into the protein MAREKIIPITIEDEMESSYIDYSMSVIVSRALPDVRDGLKPVHRRALYGMSELGMLHNRGYKKSARIVGEVLGKYHPHGDSAVYDTIVRMVQDFSLRYPLVDGQGNFGSIDGDSAAAMRYTEVRMDRIAEELLTDINKETVDFQSNFDDTLLEPTVMPGSLPNLLINGSSGIAVGMATNMAPHNLTEVIDGITAFIENQDIETKELMQHITAPDFPTAGIIYGYEGVKEAYETGRGKITLRARANTEELRGGREQIVITEIPYQVNKSTLIQKIAELVNNEKITEISEVRDESDREGMRVVIVLKRSANAGVVLNQLYKYTQMQTTFGVINLALVKGRPKIMGLKELIHHYVEHRVDVVIRRTIYDLDQAEARAHILEGLKIALDNLDEVIKTIRASKNPQIANVELRKKFALTDIQAKAILEMRLQKLTGLERDKIDTEYNEIVDKIARFREILGNREMQYMIIKDELQDIKERYGDERRTQVVYSAEDFNIEDMIADEDVVVTISNKGFIKRMPVSGYRRQRRGGKGMKGTTTRDEEYVEHLFVATNHNYILFFTEKGKCFWLKVYEIPEGGRLARGRAIINLIEIDKDDHIKAFVPVKTLDDEEYVKGHSIIMATEQGQIKKTSLEAYSRPRRDGIIAINIKDGDSLLGAELTDGDSNIILANQGGRAIRFHESDAREMGRNTSGVRGMTLGKDDKLVDMVVIKNTHEATVLAISENGFGKRSLVDDYREQSRGGKGVITLKITSKTGNLIALKEVTDNDDLMIITERGKVIRMSCSGIRTMGRNTQGVRIMRLDQDGAIAAVTRVVNEDEEEEL